In Ignavibacteriota bacterium, a single genomic region encodes these proteins:
- a CDS encoding response regulator, translated as MRTVLIVEDDHLFRKALTTFLSSLGFETYGVATAEEALREASWSNVDLVLIDYYLPGMNGIELARTLQARHLRARMFLMSGYLPEAVRQEARAAAIELVLCKPHDMASLHKALEQALASEEHSHAPQLPMA; from the coding sequence ATGCGGACGGTTCTCATTGTGGAAGACGATCATCTCTTCCGGAAGGCCCTGACGACGTTCCTTTCGTCGCTGGGATTCGAAACATACGGCGTGGCAACAGCAGAAGAAGCGTTGCGTGAGGCATCGTGGTCGAATGTCGACCTGGTCCTCATCGATTACTATCTGCCGGGAATGAACGGGATCGAATTGGCCAGGACCCTGCAGGCCCGCCATCTGCGGGCCAGAATGTTCCTCATGTCCGGCTATCTTCCCGAAGCCGTCCGTCAGGAAGCCCGTGCTGCAGCGATCGAACTCGTTCTGTGTAAACCGCACGACATGGCGTCGCTGCACAAGGCACTCGAACAAGCACTTGCAAGTGAGGAGCACAGCCATGCGCCGCAGCTACCGATGGCCTGA
- a CDS encoding carbohydrate porin, whose protein sequence is MVGRSISSICSWPSMPMQPSGFMGLSFFAHAIANNGGSVSRYVGDAQIVSNIESTRLTKLYQFWVRQSFLDDQVSVLAGLYDLNAEFYVTDAAVVFLNSSFGVGKELAQTGPNGPGIFPNPALTVRLRGEFGSVYAQTAVIDGHPGSKDDPYTPSFSWSRDQGVLVVAEGGVVSDGEDGGSRSKYAVGAWWYPPSVDSPLPNGGAYVLAEQQVLREDGGEEGLCLFTRVGFAELRLNRYRANFSGGGVYTGLIPGRDSDRLGLGVTFAQRNTLLDPADMEELPDRGGEVSIELAYRIQLLPSIAVQPDFQYVIAPCCSRLVGNASVFGVRFEGRF, encoded by the coding sequence ATGGTGGGTCGATCAATCAGTTCGATCTGCAGTTGGCCATCGATGCCGATGCAGCCTTCGGGCTTCATGGGGCTTTCGTTCTTTGCCCATGCGATCGCCAACAATGGCGGCTCGGTGAGCAGATATGTCGGGGACGCGCAGATCGTCAGCAACATCGAATCGACGCGGCTGACCAAGTTGTATCAATTCTGGGTGCGCCAGTCCTTCCTGGATGATCAGGTGTCGGTCCTTGCCGGTCTGTACGATCTGAATGCAGAATTCTATGTGACCGATGCGGCCGTCGTATTCCTCAATTCTTCATTTGGTGTCGGCAAGGAGCTTGCGCAGACCGGCCCGAATGGCCCGGGGATCTTTCCGAACCCTGCTCTCACAGTGCGTCTGCGGGGTGAATTCGGGAGCGTCTACGCCCAGACCGCGGTCATCGACGGTCACCCGGGATCGAAGGATGATCCGTACACGCCGTCGTTCTCCTGGTCCAGGGATCAAGGTGTCCTCGTCGTAGCCGAAGGCGGTGTCGTGAGCGATGGGGAGGATGGCGGCTCACGGTCGAAGTATGCTGTGGGTGCGTGGTGGTATCCCCCGTCTGTCGACTCTCCATTGCCCAACGGGGGAGCCTACGTCCTTGCCGAGCAGCAGGTCCTCCGTGAAGATGGCGGGGAAGAAGGGCTCTGCCTCTTCACACGCGTCGGATTCGCGGAGCTACGGCTCAACCGGTACCGTGCGAATTTCTCGGGTGGCGGTGTGTATACGGGCTTGATCCCGGGGCGCGACAGCGATAGGCTTGGCCTCGGCGTCACATTCGCGCAAAGGAACACGCTGCTTGACCCCGCAGACATGGAAGAATTGCCGGATCGTGGCGGTGAAGTCAGCATCGAACTGGCGTACCGGATCCAGTTGCTTCCATCGATAGCCGTGCAGCCTGACTTTCAATACGTGATCGCCCCGTGCTGTTCGCGACTGGTCGGCAATGCATCGGTCTTTGGCGTGCGCTTCGAAGGCCGCTTCTGA
- a CDS encoding MCP four helix bundle domain-containing protein: protein MKWFYDLNIATKLISSYVLVALIAAIVGYFGYSGISVLAGNQDELYRDRLVPIVGLGNANAALLTARGDVRNVFMSKTPEARTKYIGIVRTESKKVDDLVSKYAQGNPGAEEQKVLESFRAHWTTYSGVRDRALEMVMNGEEVKALALIDGPAREELTASRKALTALVEINTRIADELDAATDAQVGSSERALIIAIAVAMVLAIGLGVFLARIIGLPIKSVAESAAKLATGDVNVQISGRETNDEVGKLSKAFATLVANTKEQADAAHQISAGNLSVEVTPRSREDVLGTALQNAITALRGLVAEAGMLSKAAVEGKLATRGNAEKFQGGYREIVQGVNGTLDAVIGPLNVAAEYVDRISKGDIPARITDSYNGDFNEIKNNLNQAIGAVNALVADAVLLSRTAVEGKLATRADASRHGGDFRKIVQGVNATLDSLVGFIDSIPVPAMVIDRNRTIQYINKIGAAVGDRTPASLTGTKCSDHFRTDHCTSGECACMRALTTGKTEQGETTARPGKNQLEIAYTGVPVRDEKNEMIGVLEIVVDQTAVRRAQAIADKVASYQKAQVNGLASDLQKLSVGDLHLSLAVDPADADTAEVKNNFDAITGRLGTARQAVANLVADAVMLSQAAVEGRLATRADASKHQGDFRKIVQGVNDTLDAVIKPVQEGSNTLAVMATGDMTARMNGDYRGDLALIKESINKVGGSLQDALRKVSEAVSATASASSQISSSTEEMAAGAQEQTSQAGEVASAVEEMTKTILENSRNASAAAETAKLARVSAEQGGKVVDDTVEGMKRIAGVVNKSAETVKELGKSSDQIGEIIGVIDDIADQTNLLALNAAIEAARAGDQGRGFAVVADEVRKLAERTTKATKEIAGMIKKIQSDTTGAVRSMEEGTQEVERGIELADKAGASLKEIVA, encoded by the coding sequence ATGAAATGGTTCTATGACCTCAACATTGCGACGAAACTGATCAGCAGTTATGTCCTCGTCGCCCTCATTGCAGCTATTGTCGGATACTTCGGCTACTCGGGAATAAGCGTCCTCGCGGGAAATCAGGATGAGCTGTATCGCGACCGCCTGGTCCCGATCGTGGGCCTGGGAAATGCAAATGCCGCGTTGCTCACGGCGCGCGGCGACGTACGGAATGTCTTCATGTCCAAGACCCCCGAAGCGCGAACCAAATATATAGGCATCGTCAGGACAGAATCGAAGAAGGTAGACGACCTGGTTTCAAAGTATGCGCAAGGGAATCCGGGAGCAGAAGAACAGAAGGTCCTGGAATCGTTCCGTGCACACTGGACGACGTACAGTGGGGTCCGCGACCGCGCGCTGGAGATGGTGATGAATGGCGAGGAAGTCAAAGCGCTGGCGTTGATCGATGGGCCTGCACGTGAAGAGCTCACAGCGAGCCGGAAAGCGCTGACCGCGTTGGTCGAGATCAATACGCGCATTGCAGACGAACTCGACGCGGCGACCGACGCTCAGGTGGGGTCGAGTGAACGCGCGCTGATCATCGCGATCGCGGTCGCCATGGTCCTCGCCATCGGCCTCGGCGTGTTCCTTGCGCGCATCATCGGTCTTCCGATCAAGAGCGTGGCAGAAAGCGCCGCGAAGCTCGCGACCGGGGACGTGAACGTGCAGATATCAGGCAGAGAGACCAACGACGAGGTCGGCAAACTCAGCAAAGCCTTTGCCACGCTTGTCGCGAACACGAAGGAGCAGGCCGACGCCGCGCACCAGATATCGGCAGGCAATCTGTCCGTCGAGGTCACACCACGGTCACGCGAGGACGTGCTCGGTACAGCCCTGCAGAATGCGATCACCGCGCTGCGTGGCCTGGTGGCCGAGGCAGGGATGCTGTCGAAGGCGGCGGTCGAGGGCAAGCTTGCCACCCGCGGCAATGCGGAGAAGTTCCAGGGAGGCTATCGTGAGATCGTGCAGGGGGTCAATGGTACGCTGGATGCGGTGATCGGACCATTGAACGTCGCTGCGGAGTACGTGGACCGGATCTCGAAGGGCGACATCCCCGCCAGGATCACCGACAGCTACAACGGCGATTTCAATGAGATCAAGAACAACCTGAACCAGGCCATCGGTGCCGTGAATGCACTCGTGGCCGATGCCGTCCTGCTGTCAAGGACCGCGGTCGAAGGGAAGCTTGCGACGCGCGCCGATGCATCCAGGCACGGCGGCGACTTCCGGAAGATCGTTCAGGGGGTCAATGCCACGCTTGACAGTCTTGTCGGGTTCATCGACTCCATACCTGTCCCGGCAATGGTGATCGACCGGAACCGGACCATTCAATACATCAACAAGATCGGAGCTGCTGTCGGCGACCGCACGCCCGCGTCACTCACCGGAACGAAATGCTCCGACCATTTCCGCACCGATCACTGCACGAGTGGTGAATGTGCCTGCATGCGGGCGCTCACAACGGGCAAGACGGAGCAGGGGGAGACCACGGCACGCCCCGGGAAGAATCAGCTCGAGATCGCCTACACGGGTGTTCCCGTGCGGGATGAGAAGAACGAGATGATCGGTGTGCTCGAGATCGTTGTGGACCAAACGGCGGTGCGACGTGCGCAGGCGATCGCCGACAAGGTAGCGAGCTATCAGAAGGCACAGGTGAACGGGCTCGCCAGCGACCTGCAGAAATTGTCCGTCGGTGATCTGCACCTTTCGCTCGCTGTGGATCCGGCCGATGCGGACACGGCCGAAGTGAAGAACAACTTCGATGCGATCACCGGGCGCCTGGGCACGGCCCGTCAGGCGGTCGCGAATCTGGTCGCCGATGCGGTGATGCTGTCGCAGGCGGCGGTGGAAGGGCGCCTTGCGACCCGTGCCGATGCATCGAAGCACCAGGGTGACTTCCGGAAGATCGTGCAGGGTGTGAACGACACGCTGGATGCGGTGATCAAGCCGGTGCAGGAGGGGTCGAACACGCTGGCGGTGATGGCGACGGGAGACATGACGGCGCGGATGAATGGTGACTACCGCGGCGACCTGGCGCTCATCAAGGAGAGCATCAACAAGGTGGGCGGCTCCCTGCAGGATGCCCTGCGGAAGGTGAGCGAGGCGGTGAGTGCGACGGCGAGTGCATCGAGCCAGATCAGCTCAAGCACCGAGGAGATGGCTGCCGGGGCACAGGAACAGACGAGCCAGGCGGGCGAAGTGGCGAGTGCAGTGGAAGAGATGACGAAGACCATTCTCGAAAACTCGAGGAATGCGAGTGCCGCAGCGGAGACGGCGAAACTGGCCCGGGTCAGTGCTGAGCAGGGCGGGAAGGTGGTCGATGATACCGTCGAAGGCATGAAGCGCATCGCCGGCGTGGTGAACAAGAGCGCGGAGACGGTGAAGGAGCTCGGGAAATCGAGCGATCAGATCGGTGAGATCATCGGCGTCATCGACGACATCGCGGACCAGACGAACCTGCTGGCTCTGAACGCGGCCATTGAAGCGGCCCGTGCCGGGGACCAGGGGCGCGGCTTTGCGGTGGTGGCGGACGAGGTCAGGAAGCTGGCCGAGCGGACGACGAAGGCGACGAAAGAGATCGCCGGGATGATCAAGAAGATCCAATCCGATACCACGGGAGCGGTGCGGTCGATGGAAGAAGGGACGCAGGAGGTGGAACGGGGGATCGAACTGGCCGACAAGGCAGGCGCGAGCCTGAAGGAGATCGTGGCGTGA
- a CDS encoding alginate export family protein, whose protein sequence is MKSKAVAVLVLLLVTGNALGQDFKKVIEIVDEMETSLKVMISREQTERKNEIASLRSEVLALRQSLVAVPHADRSDNAAVASASVEDLARRMDILEKRISGVPQNADLSQLTGQLNTLVAELKKVITEKPPIAAQQVKPPQTVPAPSGITYQISGQIRDRGEMDGRSFVPEARTLGYNLLRSRVGVMVKPSDDVQAFIQIQDSRTWGGGNPALARGTTDGTAKALDFHQAYLGVANMFSSGLSLKLGRQEMSYGNERLVSPSNWGNTARSFDAAKVSYESEMYTVHLFTAKLVGSQTVVAAENFHGLYATLRNLKPVMADLVYLLDDNTTELTKGPEIGASKLSRATAGLRLYAKSAPWDADVEFFHQYGHISLIETDARNKISADLYSMNAGVTVDASLKMRVGVVYTMLSGDNDAKDGSYRSFNTVFGSGHTYYGFMDLFPKVLGEYGLHDAILSWAATPYEPLSLALDLHHFRLDRGAMFKDPTTGQFTEAKALGQEIDLTVNYKYSPIVTFTLGLSAFVPGEAMQYKQGPATSYWGFLATTVNF, encoded by the coding sequence ATGAAGTCGAAGGCTGTGGCAGTACTGGTTCTGCTCCTCGTGACGGGGAATGCGCTCGGTCAGGATTTCAAGAAAGTGATCGAGATCGTGGATGAGATGGAAACGTCCCTCAAGGTCATGATCTCGCGCGAGCAAACGGAGCGCAAGAATGAGATCGCGAGTCTCCGGAGTGAGGTCCTCGCGCTGCGACAGAGCCTCGTGGCCGTCCCGCATGCGGACCGCAGCGACAACGCAGCGGTTGCTTCGGCCTCGGTCGAGGATCTGGCGCGCCGGATGGATATCCTTGAGAAGCGCATCAGCGGCGTGCCGCAGAATGCAGATCTCTCACAGCTCACGGGGCAGTTGAATACCCTTGTTGCCGAACTGAAGAAGGTGATCACGGAGAAACCTCCGATCGCAGCGCAGCAGGTCAAACCGCCTCAAACGGTCCCCGCACCCTCCGGCATCACCTACCAGATCTCGGGTCAGATCAGGGACCGGGGTGAGATGGATGGCCGATCGTTCGTTCCTGAAGCCCGAACCCTGGGGTACAATCTTCTCCGGTCGCGCGTGGGGGTGATGGTGAAACCCTCCGACGATGTGCAGGCCTTCATTCAGATCCAGGATAGCCGCACATGGGGTGGCGGGAATCCCGCGTTGGCGCGGGGGACGACCGACGGTACAGCCAAGGCGCTCGACTTCCATCAGGCCTATCTCGGCGTGGCCAACATGTTCTCGTCCGGATTGAGTTTGAAGCTCGGACGGCAGGAGATGAGCTATGGCAATGAGCGCCTGGTAAGCCCCTCGAACTGGGGAAATACCGCGCGGTCGTTCGATGCAGCGAAGGTGTCCTATGAGAGCGAGATGTACACCGTTCACCTGTTCACGGCCAAGCTTGTTGGCAGCCAGACGGTGGTGGCGGCCGAGAACTTCCACGGCCTGTATGCAACGCTGCGCAATCTGAAGCCCGTGATGGCGGATCTTGTGTATCTCCTCGACGACAACACGACGGAACTGACGAAGGGCCCGGAGATCGGGGCTTCGAAGCTCAGCCGCGCCACGGCCGGCCTGCGGCTGTATGCCAAGAGTGCACCATGGGATGCGGACGTTGAGTTCTTCCATCAGTACGGGCACATCTCCCTGATAGAAACGGATGCGCGGAACAAGATCAGCGCCGACCTCTACAGTATGAATGCAGGCGTGACGGTCGATGCATCGCTGAAGATGCGCGTGGGCGTGGTCTACACGATGCTGAGCGGCGACAATGATGCGAAGGATGGGTCGTACCGATCGTTCAACACGGTATTCGGTTCCGGCCACACCTATTACGGCTTCATGGATCTGTTTCCCAAGGTCCTCGGGGAGTATGGATTGCATGACGCGATCCTGTCCTGGGCCGCGACGCCGTATGAACCGCTGTCGCTGGCGCTCGACCTGCATCACTTCCGGTTGGACCGTGGCGCGATGTTCAAGGATCCGACCACCGGCCAGTTCACCGAGGCAAAGGCCCTTGGTCAGGAGATCGATCTGACCGTGAACTACAAGTATTCTCCCATCGTCACATTCACGCTGGGATTGTCGGCGTTCGTCCCCGGTGAGGCCATGCAATACAAACAAGGCCCGGCAACTTCGTACTGGGGTTTTCTTGCAACGACCGTGAACTTCTAG
- a CDS encoding HAMP domain-containing protein, with protein MSSSGARTRFAIGTGISLLVFTMLVLATPLSSQTDSTATGMSTREKLLRLMGDSTAPATKAPVPAVKPALPQQPVERGDQSVDRSVSPVTERGAVASLSAQPSPASSEPAPAPRGGDDREKAAGVPSVKAAPPSGPVSGGSSALWWQIPAVVAVAAIVWYLMTRRRHAMVHVFGALTTRLGFNSLRGRLVLMTVGLITLTVAVTGYVAFDRGSSSIVDGLQVNFQNVALSTMDKIDRGLMERYGDVQAFVANPLAINTMSGKEPPDRLRAFANEMSRLYGVYDAMIVVDRSGKVVATANTSHDGKRYDTEALERTSFSSADWFKACISGQVAPGSSFAGEPVRDKAIGGVFGSNVITVPFAAPIRDKNGAILGVWCNYASYIAVVQSITDETIAFQRANGFPSFRVTIIDRRGLIIDDDAEKDILTKNLATSGSSQCVTRVMAGENGSTVEKSVRFGFTQVNGFAFSKGVGAYAGHRWGLLVRAKTEDALAPVQTLRTTLIVVGLAIVLIGVGLVYLYTRRIIAPIRAIATAADRLALGDVHVSVAVTSKDEVGQLASSFVALTENMRQQAGIVEAIAAGTIDVTVSPRSNDDVVMLALRNAVGSLQGLLAETRMLSRAAVDGKLATRGNAEKFQGGYREIVQGVNETLDAVIGPLNVAAEYVDRISKGDIPTQITDKYSGDFNEIKNNLNQAIVAVNAMVTDASMLSQAAVEGRLATRADARKHGGEFRRIVEGVNATLDSLVGFIDSMPVPVMVIDRDRTVLYMNKIGAAAGGRRPEELYGKKCFDHFRTDHCSTGECACMRAVATGKTEQGETTARPGANELEISYTGVPIKDGKHEVVGVLEIVVDQTAVRKAQKVADKVAAYQRVQVEILSEDLHKLSAGDLGLQLFVAPGDADTAEVRANFETINERLGLAREAVTHLVQDATMLAEAAVAGNLATRADALRHDGEFRRIVQGVNDTLDAVIKPVQEGSRTLAMMATGDLTARMQGDYRGDLQLIKESINKVGTSLVDALRKVSEAVSATASASSQISSSTEEMAAGAMEQTSQAGEVASAVEEMTKTIQENSRNASVAAETAKQARLRAEQGGKVVTETVDGMKRIAGVVHKSAETVRELGRSSDQIGEIISVIDDIADQTNLLALNAAIEAARAGDQGRGFAVVADEVRKLAERTTKATKEIADMIKKIQSDTNDAVRSMEEGTNEVERGIALADRAGSSLQEIVGVSQQVTDMVGQIAAANEEQSSASEQISKNVESISKVTGETAQGTQQIARAAEDLNRLTDNLQRLITAFTGGGARRGGGRMGGPRPRGEGSMAEG; from the coding sequence ATGAGCAGCTCCGGAGCACGCACACGATTCGCAATTGGCACAGGGATATCGCTGCTGGTCTTCACGATGCTGGTGCTGGCAACACCGCTTTCCTCGCAGACGGACAGCACGGCCACTGGTATGTCGACCAGGGAAAAACTTCTCCGCCTCATGGGCGACAGTACTGCCCCGGCCACGAAAGCACCTGTGCCTGCGGTCAAGCCGGCACTCCCCCAGCAACCCGTGGAGCGCGGCGATCAGAGCGTCGATCGGTCCGTGTCTCCCGTGACAGAGCGCGGGGCGGTCGCCTCCTTGTCCGCACAGCCGTCCCCGGCATCATCAGAGCCCGCTCCGGCACCCCGGGGCGGCGATGATCGCGAGAAGGCCGCTGGTGTGCCGTCGGTGAAGGCTGCCCCTCCGTCGGGGCCTGTCTCCGGCGGCTCGTCCGCACTGTGGTGGCAGATCCCTGCGGTCGTCGCCGTTGCAGCGATCGTATGGTATCTGATGACCCGGCGGAGGCATGCCATGGTACACGTGTTCGGGGCACTGACCACCCGCCTCGGGTTCAACTCGCTCCGGGGGCGGCTCGTCCTCATGACCGTGGGCTTGATCACGCTGACGGTCGCGGTGACGGGTTATGTCGCCTTCGACCGCGGCTCATCCAGTATCGTGGATGGATTGCAGGTGAATTTTCAGAATGTCGCTCTGTCGACCATGGACAAGATCGACAGAGGCTTGATGGAACGTTACGGGGATGTCCAGGCATTTGTCGCCAACCCGCTTGCTATAAACACGATGAGCGGCAAGGAGCCGCCGGACCGTCTCCGGGCCTTTGCGAATGAGATGTCGCGACTCTATGGGGTCTACGACGCAATGATCGTCGTCGACCGCTCCGGCAAAGTCGTTGCGACCGCCAATACTTCGCACGACGGCAAGCGCTATGACACAGAGGCGCTCGAACGGACATCGTTCAGCTCGGCCGATTGGTTCAAGGCCTGCATCAGCGGTCAGGTTGCGCCGGGTTCCTCGTTTGCCGGTGAACCGGTGCGTGACAAGGCCATCGGAGGTGTGTTCGGGTCGAACGTGATCACGGTCCCGTTCGCGGCTCCCATACGCGATAAGAACGGTGCCATCCTGGGCGTGTGGTGTAACTACGCCAGCTACATCGCTGTGGTACAGTCGATCACTGATGAAACCATCGCATTCCAGAGAGCCAATGGCTTTCCATCATTCCGCGTCACCATCATTGATCGGCGCGGTCTCATCATTGATGATGATGCCGAGAAGGACATACTGACGAAGAATCTGGCCACGTCGGGAAGTTCACAGTGTGTTACCCGGGTGATGGCAGGAGAGAATGGATCCACGGTCGAGAAGAGTGTACGATTCGGCTTCACACAAGTGAATGGATTTGCGTTCTCGAAGGGCGTGGGAGCATATGCCGGCCACCGCTGGGGACTTCTTGTCCGCGCGAAGACGGAAGACGCGCTCGCCCCCGTCCAAACCCTACGCACCACCCTGATCGTCGTCGGTCTCGCGATCGTGCTCATCGGGGTGGGACTCGTGTATCTGTATACACGCCGGATCATTGCACCGATCCGGGCCATCGCTACGGCGGCCGACCGGCTGGCCCTTGGAGATGTTCATGTGAGCGTGGCGGTGACCTCAAAGGACGAGGTCGGACAGCTGGCCTCATCATTCGTGGCGCTGACCGAGAATATGAGACAGCAGGCAGGGATCGTGGAAGCCATCGCTGCAGGCACAATCGATGTGACGGTCTCTCCACGTTCGAATGACGATGTGGTCATGCTCGCCCTCCGCAACGCAGTCGGTTCTCTTCAGGGATTGCTTGCCGAGACGCGCATGCTCTCCCGGGCAGCAGTGGACGGGAAGCTGGCGACACGGGGAAATGCGGAGAAATTCCAGGGCGGCTACCGTGAGATCGTCCAGGGTGTGAACGAAACACTGGATGCGGTGATCGGACCGTTGAATGTGGCGGCAGAGTACGTGGACCGCATCTCGAAGGGCGACATCCCGACGCAGATCACGGACAAGTACAGCGGTGACTTCAACGAGATCAAGAACAATCTGAACCAGGCGATCGTCGCGGTGAATGCCATGGTTACGGATGCCAGCATGCTGTCACAAGCGGCGGTGGAGGGACGACTCGCCACGCGGGCGGACGCCCGGAAGCACGGGGGTGAATTCCGCAGGATCGTTGAAGGCGTGAACGCGACGCTCGACAGTCTCGTCGGCTTCATCGACTCCATGCCGGTTCCCGTTATGGTCATCGATCGTGACCGGACGGTCCTGTATATGAACAAGATCGGTGCTGCTGCTGGCGGCCGCCGGCCCGAAGAACTCTACGGGAAGAAGTGCTTCGACCATTTCCGCACCGACCACTGCAGCACGGGCGAATGCGCATGCATGCGTGCCGTTGCGACCGGCAAGACAGAGCAGGGCGAGACGACCGCGCGCCCGGGCGCGAACGAATTGGAGATAAGCTATACCGGTGTGCCGATCAAGGATGGGAAGCATGAGGTTGTTGGCGTTCTGGAGATCGTCGTGGACCAGACCGCTGTCAGGAAAGCTCAAAAGGTTGCGGACAAGGTGGCTGCGTACCAGCGCGTGCAGGTGGAGATACTCTCCGAAGACCTTCACAAACTGTCCGCAGGCGACCTGGGCCTGCAGCTGTTTGTTGCCCCGGGGGATGCTGACACCGCGGAAGTCAGGGCGAATTTCGAAACGATCAACGAGCGCCTCGGTCTTGCCCGTGAGGCGGTGACGCACCTCGTGCAGGACGCCACGATGCTGGCTGAAGCGGCGGTGGCAGGGAACCTCGCGACCCGTGCCGATGCACTGAGGCATGACGGCGAGTTCCGCAGGATCGTGCAGGGGGTCAATGATACGCTGGACGCGGTGATCAAACCGGTACAGGAGGGGTCGCGCACCCTGGCCATGATGGCCACGGGGGATCTGACGGCCCGCATGCAGGGCGACTACCGCGGCGATCTGCAACTCATCAAGGAGAGCATCAACAAGGTGGGCACCTCGCTGGTGGACGCCCTGCGCAAGGTCAGCGAGGCGGTCAGTGCCACGGCCAGCGCATCGAGCCAGATCAGTTCGAGCACCGAAGAGATGGCCGCGGGTGCCATGGAGCAGACGAGCCAGGCGGGCGAGGTCGCCAGTGCCGTGGAAGAAATGACCAAGACCATTCAGGAGAATTCCAGGAATGCCAGCGTGGCCGCCGAGACGGCAAAGCAGGCACGTCTCCGGGCGGAGCAGGGCGGGAAGGTCGTGACGGAGACGGTGGACGGCATGAAGCGGATCGCCGGTGTGGTGCACAAGAGCGCGGAGACCGTCAGAGAGCTGGGCAGGTCGTCCGACCAGATCGGTGAGATCATCAGTGTGATCGATGACATCGCTGATCAGACGAACCTCCTCGCGCTCAACGCGGCGATCGAAGCCGCACGGGCCGGCGACCAGGGACGCGGCTTTGCCGTCGTGGCGGATGAAGTGCGCAAGCTGGCGGAGCGGACGACGAAAGCGACCAAAGAGATCGCCGACATGATCAAGAAGATCCAGTCGGATACGAACGATGCGGTCCGGTCGATGGAAGAGGGCACGAATGAGGTCGAACGCGGGATCGCCCTGGCGGACCGGGCAGGGTCGAGCCTGCAGGAGATCGTTGGGGTGAGCCAGCAAGTGACGGATATGGTGGGCCAGATCGCTGCCGCGAACGAAGAGCAATCCAGCGCAAGCGAGCAGATATCGAAGAACGTCGAATCGATCAGCAAGGTCACCGGTGAGACCGCCCAGGGGACACAGCAGATAGCACGGGCGGCAGAGGACCTGAACCGATTGACGGACAACCTGCAACGGCTGATCACCGCTTTCACTGGGGGGGGGGCCCGGCGGGGGGGGGGGCGGATGGGCGGCCCCAGACCGCGTGGTGAGGGGTCGATGGCGGAGGGGTAG
- a CDS encoding chemotaxis protein CheW, producing the protein MAESASIHQSADAKHGSEELLQLVSFNIGDEEFGVDILQVQEINRMLEVTRVPNAPHHVDGVINLRGKVIPIIDLRCRFGMPRKEHDKHTRIVVVELSGRVLGFVVDAVREVLRIPRSVTEPPPSITGGVNEEYITAVGKLEDRLLILLDLEKVLGADMKAA; encoded by the coding sequence ATGGCAGAATCGGCATCGATCCATCAGTCAGCGGACGCGAAGCATGGCAGTGAGGAATTGCTGCAGCTCGTGAGCTTCAACATCGGCGACGAAGAATTCGGGGTGGACATCCTGCAGGTCCAGGAGATCAACAGGATGCTGGAAGTGACCCGCGTGCCGAACGCCCCGCACCATGTGGATGGGGTGATCAACCTCCGGGGAAAGGTCATACCGATCATCGATCTCCGTTGCCGTTTCGGCATGCCCCGGAAGGAGCACGATAAGCACACGCGCATCGTGGTCGTCGAGCTGAGCGGACGGGTGCTCGGATTCGTTGTGGATGCTGTCCGTGAAGTACTCCGGATCCCGCGGAGTGTCACCGAACCGCCGCCGTCGATCACGGGTGGAGTGAATGAAGAGTACATCACGGCCGTAGGGAAGCTGGAGGACCGCTTGCTCATTCTTCTGGATCTGGAGAAGGTGTTGGGCGCGGACATGAAGGCTGCGTGA